In a single window of the Streptomyces sp. CGMCC 4.7035 genome:
- a CDS encoding sensor histidine kinase has protein sequence MSGSARGVTVVVLAAFATVYLVGGSVLAPVVFGLQLFHVLPVPRRWHPGRWLLLATQGAVCYAAVYATGASVGILGFLGGSLLLTRAWPLAVPVAAGAALTGPLDSAISMVLMSLVIYGLTRLTERADELHAARLSLTAAAVAEERLRIAGELSDGLGRGLADITTGVRAALAKPEQAGRLLADVTRSARDCLADARRSAASYRSMSLAPEVTAARALLTTAGVPVQVRPGHTEPLGPAGALLAEVLREAVTDIVRRGAATGCLIETAAERGRIRLRVVSDGTRTAEDESLGDLPERIADAGGTVTTGLTPEGRHVVEAVLPDVAQPREQAEDRHAHVLSVALLVTVLVGFSLKTLLLVPAGQVLPAAACLAVVVALQVRSVRGRHMAALAVMALLTYLPILAFGRAWLGVAGFLAGPLPLAFRRSAAWPLVGCVTASVALIGARLGLPLAMTVNYTVSTVVTGLVVYGLLRLAQIVNELGEAQRRLARSAVVEERLRAARDLHDLLGHSLAGMLLTCELARRLPPERAPAELENVLAMAERGEADLRAASGGAGRMSLTAEAASVRAVLAAAGIEAEVSLAHDGLSAGAETALSAVLREAVTNVLRHSDARSCAISTVAADGGTRLRVRNDGARRTRGRRGSSGIGNLTARLAALDGELTVRSPGDGWFELVAWVP, from the coding sequence GTGTCCGGCTCGGCGCGGGGTGTCACGGTCGTGGTGCTGGCCGCCTTCGCGACCGTCTATCTCGTCGGCGGATCGGTGCTCGCGCCGGTCGTGTTCGGACTCCAGCTGTTCCATGTCCTGCCCGTGCCGCGACGGTGGCACCCCGGACGGTGGTTACTGCTCGCCACACAAGGAGCCGTCTGCTACGCGGCGGTGTACGCCACCGGCGCGTCCGTGGGGATCCTCGGGTTCCTCGGCGGTTCGCTGCTGCTGACCCGGGCGTGGCCGCTGGCCGTACCGGTCGCTGCCGGTGCCGCACTCACCGGGCCCCTGGACTCGGCCATCAGCATGGTGCTCATGAGCCTGGTGATCTACGGCCTGACCCGGCTCACCGAGCGGGCCGACGAACTCCACGCCGCCCGGCTGAGCCTGACGGCGGCCGCCGTCGCCGAGGAGAGGCTGCGGATCGCCGGCGAGCTGAGCGACGGCCTCGGGCGCGGGCTCGCCGACATCACCACCGGTGTACGGGCGGCCCTGGCGAAGCCGGAACAGGCCGGGCGACTGCTCGCCGACGTCACCCGCTCGGCACGTGACTGCCTCGCCGACGCCCGGCGTTCCGCCGCGTCGTACCGCTCCATGTCGCTGGCACCCGAGGTGACGGCGGCACGGGCGCTGCTGACCACCGCCGGAGTCCCGGTCCAGGTGCGCCCCGGGCACACCGAACCATTGGGCCCCGCAGGCGCGTTGCTCGCGGAGGTGCTGCGCGAGGCCGTGACCGACATCGTCCGGCGGGGCGCGGCCACCGGCTGCCTGATCGAGACCGCTGCCGAGCGGGGGCGGATACGACTGCGCGTCGTCAGCGACGGCACCCGGACGGCGGAGGACGAGAGTCTCGGCGATCTGCCCGAGCGGATCGCCGACGCGGGCGGCACTGTGACGACCGGGCTGACCCCCGAAGGGCGGCACGTCGTGGAGGCCGTGCTTCCGGACGTGGCGCAGCCCCGGGAGCAGGCCGAGGACCGGCACGCCCATGTGCTCTCCGTCGCCCTGCTGGTCACCGTGCTCGTCGGCTTCTCGCTCAAGACCCTGCTGCTCGTCCCCGCCGGCCAGGTCCTGCCCGCCGCCGCCTGCCTGGCCGTGGTGGTCGCGCTACAGGTCCGCTCGGTACGGGGGCGGCACATGGCGGCGCTCGCGGTGATGGCGCTCCTCACGTATCTGCCGATCCTCGCGTTCGGCCGCGCCTGGCTGGGGGTCGCCGGGTTTCTCGCCGGACCGCTGCCGCTCGCGTTCCGGCGTTCCGCGGCCTGGCCGCTGGTCGGCTGTGTGACGGCGAGCGTCGCGCTGATCGGGGCGCGGCTGGGACTGCCACTCGCGATGACGGTCAACTACACCGTCAGCACCGTGGTCACCGGGCTCGTCGTGTACGGACTGCTGCGCCTCGCCCAGATCGTGAACGAACTGGGGGAGGCACAGCGGCGGCTGGCCCGCTCGGCGGTCGTCGAGGAACGTCTGCGCGCGGCCCGTGACCTGCACGACCTGCTCGGCCACAGCCTGGCCGGCATGCTGCTGACCTGCGAGCTGGCGCGCAGGCTGCCGCCCGAGCGGGCGCCCGCCGAACTGGAGAACGTCCTGGCCATGGCGGAGCGGGGCGAGGCCGACCTGCGGGCGGCCTCCGGCGGCGCGGGCAGGATGTCGCTCACCGCGGAGGCCGCCTCGGTGCGCGCGGTCCTGGCCGCCGCGGGCATCGAGGCCGAGGTGTCACTCGCCCACGACGGTCTGTCGGCCGGAGCCGAGACCGCGTTGAGCGCGGTGCTGCGGGAGGCGGTGACCAATGTGCTGCGGCACAGCGACGCCCGGTCCTGCGCGATCTCGACGGTGGCGGCGGACGGCGGGACCCGGCTGCGCGTACGCAACGACGGGGCGCGCCGCACGCGCGGCCGTCGGGGATCGTCCGGGATCGGCAACCTGACGGCCCGGCTCGCCGCGCTGGACGGAGAGCTGACGGTGCGTTCGCCTGGGGACGGCTGGTTCGAGTTGGTCGCGTGGGTACCGTAG
- a CDS encoding response regulator transcription factor, which yields MIRVLLAEDQHIIRGALAALLGLEEDIEVVATVDSGTAAVDAARVYEPDVAVLDIDMPGTMDGLEAAAVLREKLPRCRVLMLTAYGKPGHLRRALGARVDGFVLKTAPPEELVAAIRKVAAGERVLDPSLAVTAWDLADNPLTPRETEVLRLVAGGAEATEIARQVHLTAGTVRNYLTAIVTKLNARNRTDAVRIATEAGWI from the coding sequence GTGATACGGGTGCTTCTGGCGGAGGATCAGCACATCATCAGGGGGGCGCTGGCAGCGCTGCTCGGCCTGGAGGAGGACATCGAGGTCGTCGCCACCGTCGACTCCGGCACCGCGGCCGTGGACGCGGCCAGGGTCTACGAACCGGACGTCGCCGTGCTCGACATCGACATGCCGGGAACGATGGACGGGCTGGAGGCGGCGGCCGTACTGCGCGAGAAACTGCCGCGTTGCCGGGTGCTGATGCTCACCGCGTACGGAAAGCCCGGACACCTGCGCCGGGCGCTCGGCGCGCGGGTCGACGGGTTCGTACTGAAGACAGCGCCGCCGGAGGAACTGGTCGCCGCCATCCGGAAAGTGGCAGCGGGCGAGCGGGTGCTCGACCCCTCGCTCGCGGTCACCGCGTGGGATCTGGCCGACAATCCGCTCACGCCTCGTGAGACCGAGGTGCTCCGGCTGGTGGCGGGAGGTGCGGAGGCCACCGAGATCGCGCGACAGGTCCACCTCACGGCGGGGACGGTCCGCAACTACCTCACGGCCATCGTCACCAAGCTCAACGCCCGCAACCGCACGGACGCGGTCCGTATCGCGACGGAGGCGGGCTGGATCTAG
- a CDS encoding ABC transporter ATP-binding protein, producing the protein MADTVRLDAVSKVYGKGQGAVAALREVSVSIPRGSFTAVMGPSGSGKSTFLHCAAGLDTPTSGTVRLADTDLTGMNETKLTRLRRQRIGFVFQAFNLIPSLTALENITLPLRLAGARPDKAWLGEIVRRVGLEGRTNRRPAQLSGGQQQRVALARALATRPEVIFGDEPTGALDTMTARDVLALLRETVDDMGQTVVMVTHDPVAASYADTVLFLADGRIVDAMDAPTSDKIAERMTRLGAWK; encoded by the coding sequence ATGGCAGACACAGTGCGGTTGGACGCGGTCAGCAAGGTCTACGGCAAAGGGCAGGGGGCCGTCGCCGCGCTCCGTGAGGTATCGGTGAGCATTCCGCGGGGCAGCTTCACCGCGGTGATGGGCCCCTCCGGATCGGGCAAGAGCACCTTTCTGCACTGCGCCGCAGGCCTGGACACGCCCACCTCGGGAACGGTCCGGCTGGCGGACACGGACCTGACCGGAATGAACGAGACGAAGCTGACCCGCCTGCGGCGGCAGCGGATCGGGTTCGTCTTCCAGGCCTTCAACCTCATCCCCTCGCTGACGGCGCTGGAGAACATCACCCTGCCGCTGCGGCTGGCCGGTGCCCGCCCGGACAAGGCGTGGCTGGGCGAGATCGTGCGACGGGTGGGTCTCGAAGGCCGTACGAACCGTCGTCCGGCACAGCTCTCCGGCGGCCAGCAGCAGCGCGTCGCCCTCGCCCGCGCCCTGGCCACCCGCCCGGAGGTGATCTTCGGGGACGAACCGACCGGAGCGCTCGACACGATGACCGCCCGTGACGTGCTGGCCCTGTTGCGGGAGACCGTCGACGACATGGGCCAGACGGTGGTCATGGTGACGCACGACCCGGTGGCGGCCTCGTACGCGGACACGGTCCTGTTCCTGGCCGACGGCCGCATCGTGGACGCGATGGACGCCCCGACCTCCGACAAGATCGCCGAACGGATGACCCGACTGGGAGCGTGGAAGTGA